One genomic region from Hyalangium ruber encodes:
- a CDS encoding LamG-like jellyroll fold domain-containing protein, with protein MTPRARSSLHRKPLWLALASAATLLLPGSSHAVASCAEIRAGNPIAGDSTYTLGLGGQPVDVFCHDMAGTPREYLTLPNTGSAFNYTHYGVSDNTSPTGQTTWFTKVRFNPATLTLLLDDTTFSTSEGWMQFGELYIYVNPLGGASDCVTFGSVTGRGNIDLRGTPFDIVLDQFVLGGNEPAGSATFSGTQIVNLTGGGYCGGIGARENRLRLNLRSAPEREPELVHRYGFTTSGEDSVGGAHGTLEGGATIANGEVVLPGEGAYVHLPIGGTLSKLQDATFEIWVKWSHSEAPLWGRIFDFNDNTQLSMYLASTQYSKLLFGITAPREREAMMVASHSQYPWEELTHLVVTMDHTERITRLYVNGLEVARGSTALTPASLGATPNAWLGRSLDPLTPFFKGAISELRIYRTVLSPSRIAAHFNAGDLPRVLATTISEGPANPTSQDATPFVFNANVQDLRYQCSVDEALFQPCTSPFVPPSLSDGSHTFRVQARDTMGNIEPSPTTYSWRVDKTPPETGFASTPEPATRLRNPTFSFTSNESRITFECSLDGAAFTECPGVFPALDDGEHRLAVRARDEVGNVDPDAAQHAWMVDTVAPLEPALLEPAPGQELFTAKPGFSGTAEPGTSVTLLIDGVEAGSVRADDQGVWRSLPEASLPWGAHRVSAKATDKAGNIGPLLPEVHFATSRRSAYALGCAAGSTSWQGSWPWALLLLGLLRPRPRPPHRAPLH; from the coding sequence ATGACACCCCGCGCGCGCTCCTCCCTACATCGCAAGCCCCTCTGGCTGGCATTGGCCTCGGCAGCCACGCTGCTCCTGCCCGGCAGCAGCCACGCGGTCGCCTCTTGCGCCGAGATTCGCGCGGGGAATCCCATTGCCGGGGACTCGACCTACACGCTCGGGCTCGGCGGCCAGCCGGTGGATGTGTTCTGCCACGACATGGCTGGCACGCCGCGGGAATACCTGACGCTGCCCAATACCGGGAGCGCCTTCAACTACACGCACTACGGTGTTAGCGATAACACGTCTCCTACCGGTCAGACGACGTGGTTCACCAAGGTGCGCTTCAACCCCGCGACACTCACGCTCCTGCTCGACGACACCACCTTCTCCACGAGCGAGGGCTGGATGCAATTCGGAGAATTGTATATCTACGTCAACCCGCTGGGGGGCGCGAGCGACTGCGTGACTTTCGGGTCCGTGACCGGCCGGGGCAACATCGACCTGAGGGGCACCCCCTTCGACATCGTGCTCGATCAGTTCGTGCTCGGTGGAAACGAACCCGCGGGCTCCGCTACCTTCAGCGGCACTCAGATCGTCAACCTCACGGGCGGTGGCTACTGCGGCGGCATCGGCGCCCGTGAGAACCGCTTGCGGCTCAACTTGCGGTCGGCTCCGGAGCGCGAGCCAGAGCTGGTCCACCGCTATGGCTTCACCACCAGCGGTGAAGACTCCGTGGGCGGCGCGCATGGCACCCTCGAGGGTGGCGCCACGATTGCCAACGGCGAGGTGGTCCTGCCCGGAGAGGGCGCCTACGTACACCTGCCCATCGGCGGAACCCTCTCCAAACTCCAGGATGCGACCTTCGAAATCTGGGTGAAGTGGAGCCATTCCGAGGCGCCGCTCTGGGGGCGCATCTTCGACTTCAACGACAACACGCAGCTTTCCATGTACCTGGCCTCGACCCAGTACTCGAAGCTCCTCTTTGGCATCACTGCCCCGCGTGAGCGCGAGGCGATGATGGTCGCGAGCCACTCCCAGTACCCGTGGGAAGAGCTCACCCATCTGGTGGTGACCATGGACCATACGGAAAGGATCACCCGCTTGTATGTCAATGGCCTGGAGGTGGCACGCGGGAGCACGGCGCTCACCCCGGCCAGCCTGGGCGCCACCCCGAACGCCTGGTTGGGCCGCTCGCTGGATCCGCTGACCCCCTTCTTCAAGGGTGCCATCTCGGAGCTCCGCATCTACCGGACGGTCCTGTCACCGAGCCGCATCGCTGCCCACTTCAACGCGGGGGATCTCCCGCGAGTGCTGGCGACAACCATCAGCGAAGGACCCGCCAACCCCACCAGCCAGGACGCCACCCCTTTCGTCTTCAACGCCAACGTGCAGGACCTCCGCTACCAGTGCAGCGTGGATGAGGCCCTCTTCCAGCCCTGCACATCTCCGTTCGTCCCCCCGTCCCTCAGCGACGGCTCACATACCTTTCGGGTCCAGGCGCGCGACACGATGGGCAACATCGAGCCCTCGCCCACCACCTACTCCTGGAGAGTGGACAAGACGCCTCCCGAGACGGGCTTCGCCTCGACTCCCGAGCCTGCTACCCGTTTGCGAAACCCCACCTTCTCGTTCACCTCCAACGAGTCCCGCATCACCTTCGAGTGCAGCCTGGACGGAGCGGCCTTCACCGAATGCCCTGGCGTCTTCCCTGCGCTGGACGATGGCGAACATCGGCTCGCCGTCCGAGCGCGCGACGAGGTAGGCAATGTGGACCCCGATGCAGCCCAGCATGCCTGGATGGTGGATACCGTGGCGCCTCTGGAGCCCGCTCTCCTGGAGCCAGCTCCGGGGCAGGAACTCTTCACGGCAAAGCCTGGCTTCTCCGGCACCGCCGAGCCCGGCACGAGCGTGACGCTCCTCATCGACGGCGTTGAGGCCGGCTCGGTTCGAGCAGACGATCAAGGCGTCTGGAGGAGCCTGCCCGAGGCTTCTCTTCCCTGGGGAGCGCACCGCGTCTCCGCCAAAGCCACCGACAAGGCTGGCAACATCGGTCCCCTTCTCCCCGAGGTACACTTCGCCACCTCACGGCGCAGCGCCTACGCCTTGGGCTGCGCTGCCGGCTCCACCTCATGGCAGGGCTCCTGGCCATGGGCCCTGCTGCTGCTCGGGCTCCTGAGGCCGCGCCCTCGTCCGCCGCATCGCGCTCCATTACATTGA